aagtaatttacccgattaaatattatttaacatctaTTTTTTTCTTTCGATAAAATCAACAAATGCAGCACAACACACAAACGATAGCCTATACGTATCAACCAAACATGAGTTTAGATAGACGTGTTGATAAACCCTAGCTCCATACAAACCCTAACAACTCATTACCACATTCAAAATTGAAGCCCAGTGTTGGCTTCATCAATTCCATCCACAAggtgttggttcagttctgtttatgcataaaggaaaacaatataatcatacctgtcacagcagatagtgcagaggagaatcctgtgagagagttcgacatgcctgtcatcttgatttggttcctccttagggtgctaactgatgatggtgctaagaaaaccgaaaagggatatcggctttggagaggaggccgaaactaatgatgttatgatctaatggggtgtgaattgtgaaaactgagtaacccttaaacctccacataactctccttatataagcacccaggaggaaacctaattagttactaagggtaatatggtccatcaacaattaccaactaattaataataggttctaatatattttgatctctataatgtaaatgattaagatggctatagattaaatattaaacataatatatttaatcttacattctcccacttagccgagtaatcatttactatgagtattagctaagcctgatcaggagttaacactcattttagccttaaacaagtactatagcagagaaatacagccgttgaatcattatgcgactcaggacccccattaatcatactatagccttaatttaaaacctagtcgttatgatcaaaatacgcgtaagccctttgtttgatttgtaactttttatttgtctatatgccattataccggttgaacatattctaatagacatacaaaatcaaacttgaggatatttcattaaacataaaacataagctagtacaatatgctcaaataaggtctttacataatcccatattccgaacatgttcttcataaaccttaggagggagacctttagtcatcggatccgcaagcatatccttagtactaatatactcgatacaaagattattttcctcaacacgttcacgtacaaacagatatttcgtatcgagatataaaccagctccagtcgaactgttactgttcgagaaactaacggcagctgaattatcacagtaaagcttcaatggtctagaaatggaattaacgattttgagtccagtgaccagatttctaatcaacattccatgacaggttgcgttataaacagcaatgtactctgccatcattgtggaagttgtagtcAACTGTTGcttatgactcttccaagagatagggccgcctgctaacataaagatatagcccgaagtggatttcttgtcatctttgcatttggcaaagtcagaatcagaatagcccaccacttctaaatgatcacttcttctataagtcagcttatagtctttcgtcccttgcagatatcgaagtaccttcttagctgctttccagtgatctaggccaggattagtctgataacggcctagcattccagcaatataagcgatatctggacgagtacagacttgagcatacatcaagctcccgactactgatgcgtaaggtatctggctcatttgctccttctcaacctctgttgtcggacactgaaacgaaccgaaaacatctcccttaactactggagcgacggagggtttgcactgttgcatgttgtatcgtgtaaggacacgatctatgtaggccctttgggacaatcctaagatccctttgtttctatctcggtgaatttcgatgccaatgacgtaagatgcatctccgagatccttcatgtcgaagttatgcgagagtaaccgcttcgactcatgcaacatgtctaaactattacttgccaatagaatgtcgtcaacgtaaaggacaagtatagtaaagttgctcccactcatcttgaggtaggtgcattgatccacttgattcttcataaaaccttgcttcttcatgacttcatcaaacttgaggtaccactgacgtgatgcttgttttaacccgtaaatggatttcttcagcttacagactagatgctcctgaccttcaggctcaaagccttcaggttgcttcatgtaaacatcttcatccaaatctccgttaaggaaagcagttttaacgtccatctgatgcagctctaaatcaaaatgagctactagggccatgacgatccttaatgaatctttacgagagacaggtgaaaacgtctcttgataatcaattccctctttctgagtgtagccctttgcaaccaatctcgctttgtagcgttcaacgttcccattcggatccagttttgttttgaacacccatttgcatcctacgggtttgactccgttgggtaattctaccaaatcccaaacgtcatttttcttcatggaatcaagctcatcaatcattgctttattccattcagaagactgatcactgctaatggcttcattgtaagagataggatcattgagctttccgggatccatttcagtcaggtaggtaacataatcatcccaattaggaggccttctttgcctggatgacctcctgagtggattatcgggttcagcgttgtcttggttttgagcgtttgatgtgccttcgtcatgaggtataatgggttctgattgtagaggtgaatttggagttggtgcagtagcttcaggaacaatagttgcattgggtacaagaggagtaatcggagtaatggtaagcgacgagtctctcccccccgcgtcttgtacttcttgcaattcttcgtaagggttggtactgctcccactgaccttgaaattctccaggaacgcggcacgcttggtttcaacaatacgggtgacatgggaaggacaatagaaacgataacccttagagttctcaggatacccgataaagaaacaggtaactgtcttagggtcaagtttccttaggaaaggattgtaaagttttgcttcagcaatgcagccccatactttcatatatttaagactcggtttccttcctgtccaaagttcataaggagttttagggacagacttagaaggaactctattgagtatatgaacagctgcttttaacgcttcagtccagaggaataatggtaagttagtgttggctaacatactacgcaccatgttcataagggtacggtttcttctttcagcgacaccgttctgctgaggtgtaccaggcatggtgtattggtttacaatcccctggcccttacaaaactcataaaatggaccaggagcttgacccacatcagtatgtcttccataatactcaccgcctctatctgatctcacaactttaatctgacgatctaattgcttttcaacttcagccttataatctttaaaagttgttagagattcagatttctccttaataagatacaagtacatgtaacgagaataatcatcaataaaagtgataaatgaagtatgtcctgttatgccagcgatttggtagggaccactaatgtcagtgtgaatgagttctaataaattagaactcctagtggcacctttcttattcgctaatgtcattttacctttaagacatttgacacatgttccaaagtcagagaaatcgagaggaggtaagacttcatcctttacgagacgatttaatcgctcttttgaaatgtggcctaaacgctgatgccacaacatggatgaagtctctaagtctcgtttctcttccatctttgtgagtgattcattaatgttatatgacaacaaagatttggaaaagccatcatctagttctaatctatagagacctccatccagaacaccagtaccataaagaacagaatcataatggatagagagttggcgatgaccatgggaaacaataaaaccgtccatgtctaactttggtcctgatacaaggttccgagttacctcaggaacatataaggtatcataaagtttaatacataaaccagttttcataactaattgtaatgttccaatggccttcacttctaattctcgatcatccccaaccttaagcgttctttggtttctttccagcttccggattgaaaggaatccctgagtagaattggtaacatgaaccatagaaccagaatcaaaccaccaagaattagcaggaacacttaaattataggactcaagtatcataaaataatcgttacctttcttagccagccactccttaaagtcagggcattccttctgcatgtgtcctgtctttttacagaacttgcagcggatactgcctaaggagttcttagagctggaaggtgcacttgcatTAGTGTTAGGATTAGACTTAtggactttagaagcatccttcctctgataattgtgcttccttttcttaggattggaggtagtgaaattggcaacatcagtatggcgatccatcctcatacgctcctcctcctgtacgcacatggcgaccagctcactcatcgtccatttttccttctgagtgttgtagttgatcttgaatgcttcaaaagaagaaggaagcgaagtaatgatgaaatgaacaaggaaaccatcactgatttccatttccagccccttcagcttattggccatgtcgttcatcatcatgatgtgctcgcgaatgccgctcctcccatcatacttagttgtcacaagcttgagaataagagtactagcgtgcgccttagacgtccctttgaactgagcctccacatgttccaagtaggttttagcatcttcagaatcaggaatagctcccctgattgcattgcttatggattgcttcataaacatgagagacatgcggttacacctagtccacttttcatgagttaactgctcagcagcagtgctttgagtggtaaggtccgctggctttttctctcttagagcataatcgaaatcaagcaatccgagagtaagcatgagagcatccttccatgcagcaaagttatcaccagttaaaggtggaatcccgcagttgggtgctgatagtggaaataagatgagcaagttatgatactaaggaagaaaactaatgtgatctatgggcacgttaaactaaggcaggcaaaataatgaccattttacataatgaagctgtgataatgtctattactaacatcaaaataatagacttaactaaaaattctacttaaacgaaaacaaaacagctttggccagaagtgtaatcatttaagcatatgtgcaaagtggttgtaacaaatcagctttggccagaaattgaaacaatcactttagttatgcacttgctaagtatgccatctatgaaagaattaaatcagctttggccagatattaaaacattcatgcttatgatgcacacttagcatagctttcgtaatacttgaatgataagtagatgtatcaagtcagctttggccagaaatgatatatcaaaagctcattcaagttaagctatttctggttttgtaaaacattatctgattctgattaattaactaagtaaattacaaaaccattcatttaatagcaaaccacccgttagcgcggatcgaactccgcggtgagttcgctgggggGTGCGGGGACAGCGTGCCCCCGCCCGGGGTTCGGGGCGGGGCCCCGAAAAAATTTTTCTTTAGTTCACATTCAAACAGCTTAAAATgatgagattgcgagtcgcaaccacggtttcgactaatgacgttatggttgcgagtcgcaactacggtttcgactagtcacgttatggttgcgagtcgcaactacggtttcgactaatcacgttatggttgcgagtcgtaacctcatggttgcgagtgatgacattctggttgcgagtagcaacctcatgattgcgactaatgacgttatggttgcgagtagcaacctcatggttgcgagtcatgacgttatggttgcgagtagcaacctcatggtctcgactaatgacgttatggttgcgagtagcaacctcgtggtctcgagtagcaacctcgtggttgcgagtagcaacctcatggttgcgagtagcaacctcgttaacagctgtaattgtgatatcataaccgaaaattcgaaatctaagggattaaaaGATATCCTTTCCTGTTTAAGCTGATCTAATTCTGTTAACTGATTTCGAAATTTCAATCtctttatcttttaacagttttctaaaaaatttagaggataaaattagatcaaaatcaggaaaaacacttaataatccaaatcatattccaaaacataacagaatattcgaattttcacataaacatgatgaaccctaatcataaaaaataaaattctggaacccgaaacctgaatttttaataattttactaaacagatttcggtTAAAACATGATCCAGTTAATTCGGTGAACAAACAATTAATCCTTTCATCGAAaatcatgatttcgagtcgattcttatgactcgaaaccggctgtcaAGTTCATACGGTTTcaaaaaattccgttttccaagtttcaatcccagaattatggatacgaaaacagaactgactaatcaacatatgctctgataccacatgttggttcagttctgtttatgcataaaggaaaacaatataatcatacctgtcacagcagatagtgcagaggagaatcctgtgagagagttcgacatgcctgtcatcttgatttggttcctccttagggtgctaactgatgatggtgctaagaaaaccgaaaagggatatcggctttggagaggaggccgaaactaatgatgttatgatctaatggggtgtgaattgtgaaaactgagtaacccttaaacctccacataactctccttatataagcacccaggaggaaacctaattagttactaagggtaatatggtccatcaacaattaccaactaattaataataggttctaatatattttgatctctataatgtaaatgattaagatggctatagattaaatattaaacataatatatttaatcttacacaaGGCACACATCAATTaaccatcttttatgtattaaTATCTAAATTTCGAATGTGGGATTTCTTAATCATTTTTTTTCAAGATTTCCTTCCTGTGATCATGTTGCTGTAAGAAGACAATATCTGCGGCTAAAATGGCGTTGAAACAAACAGCAGTTCTGTATCACTATCCATGTCCTGATGGTGCTTTTGCTGCTTTGGCTGCTCATATCTTCTTCTCTGAGTCATCTGTTCCACCTCTCTTCTTCCCCAACACTGTTTATTCTCCAATCAAGTAATCTCCCAATCAGTGTTTATTGCTTTAGATGAAAAcccaattaattaattaattgcaaaaaaaaatcaaccaatgtTGTTCCAATATCTAATTATGTTTAATTTGTGAAAGAAACTGAGCAAAGATTGATTCTTTGCAACCAGTTAGACCCGAAACATTCAGTATGGGATTTTTTTTTGTGGGTATGGGAGAGGTGAACAAACCTGGTTTTTTTTTAATACCCGGGTACGGGTATATACTCGGGTACGGGTATGACTGGATTTTGACTTTTCGGGTATGGTTCGGGTATTGAATATAATATGCATACCCGGTGGGGTAGGGTAGGGTAGGGTAggggttcgggtcgggttcgggttcgggtaggGTAGGGTAGGGTAGGGGTTCGGGTAGGTTAGGGTAGGGTAGGGGTTTAAAAAACCCGGTTTTCTAATACCTGGGTTCGGGTTTTTTTTACCGTTCGGGTTTTTTGCACCTGTAACCCAGGACATACATTCCCGATTAATACCGTAAacattcttatttatttatttttgttcttGTGTAGTATAGTAATCTACTAATCCAGTTACCGTTTAGTTTTATATAGAAATTAAAATAGCTAGAAGTTCACTAACGGGTATACCCGGTGGATAATGAATAATCAGGCACCTGATGAGTATGGGACACGGTCTTACAATCATGTATGAGACTGAGATTACTCATAACTGTCCCATTATCCATATTTCAACAAGTAAAACTTTTTGCAAATTTATGCACTTGTGCGTTTTCTTTGTCGTTTTTCAAACTTCGGTGACTAAATAGTGATCATCATGTTTTTCAGAGTTGAAGAGCTTCCAGTGGATCAAATTAGTGATGCTTATCTTCTTGATTTTGTTGGACCACCTGGTTTTGTCCAGCAGCTCTCCCCCAAAGTTGACCGGTTAGTTCTTCTTTATATTCTAATCCAGTCATCCCATCGACCATCGTTTTACTTCATACCGATTTTTAAGAATATTCTTGAAACAACCTTAAACGTCACGCTAGGATCGCTGCGACACATTGATAAATGAGTCCGAATTGTCATTTGTTTTGATTTGTGCAGTGTGATAATATTAGATCACCATAAAACCGCACTAAAAATGCTTGAAGACGGTGAGTTTGATAGTGAGAATGTGACTAAGGTGATAGATATGGGAAGGAGTGGGGCGACAATCGCGTATGATTATTTTAAGGAAAAAATCTCAGCTCTTGCAAAGGGAAACAATATGAGCGGTCTTCGTAAGTTTGAACGCTCTCGTAGGCTGTTTGAATACATTGAGGATGCAGATTTATGGCATTGGCGTCTTCACAACAGCAAAGCTTTCAGCAGCGGTTTAAAAGATGCGAATATTGAGTTCAGTCTGACTTTGAATCCATCATTATTTCAGCAGGTAAATCTATTTGGTCTTATAATATatgattttacaaaaaaaaaaaaaaaacacagaaGTAACGAGATTCTGCAGTTGCTTTCTTTAGACGTCGAACATGTGATAAATCAAGGCGTGAGCAGCTTAGCACATAAGCAGACATTGATTAACGAGGTTCTTGACCAGTCTTATGAgattgtgcttgatgatggatcATATTGTCTGGTAAGTTTTCACTTTCATATTTCAAATTCACAGCGTATTGCTTTGGAGTTAGTTAATCACCTCATTTTGTAACTGCATCATCTTGAGGGGAAGAAAAACAGTTGAATGTTCTTAAAATCATCaacaattatttaaaataaaaagagtaagttacgattttggcccctgtggttatatcacttttacccttttagcccaaaaagaattttttaacatctgctaccccaacgtctttttttctaacccttttggcccctaacactaccccatccattaaatgttaggggccaaaagggttagaaaaaaaaaagacgttgggggctcaaatgttaaaaatttcttttttgggctaaaaaggtaaaagtgatataaccacaggggccaaaatcgtaaattactcaaataaaaataatatatagttaAATCTGCTTTCATGATTCTACTAGTTTTGTTCTGATCTTATTAGGCAGTAAATGCTGATGCTGTGTCTGATCTGAGGAGTGAGCTTGGTCACCAATTAGCTGAAAAAAGCCGCAATCGTAACTTAAGGTTTGAATTAATTCCAACCTCTGCAATACATGAGCTAATAGTTTTTT
Above is a window of Helianthus annuus cultivar XRQ/B chromosome 14, HanXRQr2.0-SUNRISE, whole genome shotgun sequence DNA encoding:
- the LOC110907997 gene encoding uncharacterized protein LOC110907997: MALKQTAVLYHYPCPDGAFAALAAHIFFSESSVPPLFFPNTVYSPIKVEELPVDQISDAYLLDFVGPPGFVQQLSPKVDRVIILDHHKTALKMLEDGEFDSENVTKVIDMGRSGATIAYDYFKEKISALAKGNNMSGLRKFERSRRLFEYIEDADLWHWRLHNSKAFSSGLKDANIEFSLTLNPSLFQQLLSLDVEHVINQGVSSLAHKQTLINEVLDQSYEIVLDDGSYCLAVNADAVSDLRSELGHQLAEKSRNRNLRGIGAVVYRVPELKDDQILKISLRSIDNEDTTSISQKHGGGGHRNASSFMLSCQEFEQWKVGCAANGA